The following are encoded together in the Vigna unguiculata cultivar IT97K-499-35 chromosome 2, ASM411807v1, whole genome shotgun sequence genome:
- the LOC114171090 gene encoding very-long-chain (3R)-3-hydroxyacyl-CoA dehydratase PASTICCINO 2A-like, protein MAGFFSLLRRVYLTAYNFTLFIGWFQVLFTVLKTLKESGHENLYRAAEKPLLFSQTAAVLEILHGLVGLVRSPVTATLPQIGSRLFVVWGILWSFPETRTHVLVTSLLISWSITEIIRYFFFGLKEAFGSAPSWLLWLRYSTFLVLYPTGISSEVGLIYNALPFIKASEKYCIRMPNKWNFSFDYFCAAIVVLGIYVPGSIHMYSYMLAQRKKALMKSKKE, encoded by the exons ATGGCGGGTTTCTTCTCCCTTCTCAGGCGTGTCTACCTCACCGCCTACAATTTTACCCTCTTCATTGGATg GTTTCAGGTTCTGTTTACTGTTCTGAAGACGCTGAAGGAATCGGGCCATGAAAACTTATACCGTGCTGCCGAAAAGCCTTTGCTTTTTTCTCAAACTGCAGCTGTTCTTGAG ATTCTTCATGGTTTGGTCG GTCTGGTGCGGTCTCCAGTGACAGCAACCTTGCCACAGATAGGTTCAAGGTTGTTCGTGGTTTGGGGTATTTTATGGAGTTTCCCCGAG ACTCGGACTCATGTGCTCGTTACCTCCCTACTAATCAGCTGGTCCATCACCGAG ATTATTCGCTATTTTTTCTTTGGCTTGAAAGAGGCATTTGGGTCTGCCCCTTCATGGCTTTTGTGGCTCAG GTATAGCACCTTTTTAGTGCTATATCCAACAGGCATCAGCAGCGAAGTTGGTCTGATATACAATGCCTTGCCATTCATCAAG GCATCAGAGAAGTACTGCATAAGGATGCCAAACAAATGGAACTTCTCTTTCGATTACTTTTGTGCTGCTATTGTTGTATTGGGAATCTATGTTCCAG GTAGCATACACATGTATAGTTACATGCTTGCACAGAGGAAGAAAGCTCtgatgaaatcaaagaaagaGTAG